From Candidatus Dormiibacterota bacterium, a single genomic window includes:
- the rplV gene encoding 50S ribosomal protein L22 — protein MTAENAQPAQQAVAHLRFVRMGPRKLRRIADAIRGKSVREALVLLKFSGVYASEPMERLVRSAAANAGANHNMNVDELYVARITVDGGPGGRFTKRLDPRAQGRAYFKRKRMSHVTVVVTEQAPKQIRRSRPGAAVAATAQPKRATARRRQRAAAAGAAS, from the coding sequence GTGACGGCTGAAAACGCGCAGCCCGCGCAGCAGGCGGTCGCGCATCTGCGCTTCGTACGGATGGGTCCGCGAAAGCTTCGCCGGATTGCTGACGCAATTCGCGGGAAGAGCGTTCGCGAGGCGCTCGTGCTGTTGAAGTTCTCGGGCGTGTATGCGTCCGAGCCGATGGAACGCCTCGTGCGCAGTGCGGCGGCGAATGCGGGCGCGAACCACAACATGAACGTGGACGAGCTCTACGTCGCTCGCATCACGGTCGACGGCGGCCCGGGCGGCCGCTTCACGAAGCGGCTCGACCCGCGTGCGCAAGGACGTGCGTACTTTAAGCGCAAGCGGATGTCGCACGTGACCGTCGTCGTGACGGAGCAGGCTCCGAAACAGATTCGTCGCAGCAGGCCGGGCGCGGCCGTTGCCGCGACGGCGCAACCCAAACGCGCAACCGCACGCCGCCGCCAGCGCGCTGCCGCCGCAGGCGCAGCGTCATAG